One Oryza sativa Japonica Group chromosome 8, ASM3414082v1 DNA window includes the following coding sequences:
- the LOC9267171 gene encoding uncharacterized protein, whose translation MEFTGSSAAAARGWRRQVMSGKVAWARRALAAAAAAGRALPAVTLGVGWVTAAAGVLPAIAGRWVGGEAGLAMERGGFAVLEAGQFAFALLVFPTVVPQLLAMAMERLRDAGPPTLMEDREMLVSTNAAMELPPEQHPECRVKWNQIIKEIEFPCKIGFVLLGFGMIGSLIIGFSPENEFSRQSIGWILADVGLFGWHALSVFFLLPKVIRAVWIHS comes from the exons ATGGAGTTCACCGGAtcatcagcggcggcggcgcgggggtggCGCCGTCAGGTGATGTCGGGGAAGGTGGCGTGGGCACGgagggcgctggcggcggcggcggcggcggggagggcccTGCCCGCCGTCACCCTCGGCGTGGGCTGGGTGACCGCCGCCGCGGGAGTCCTCCCCGCCATCGCCGGGCGCtgggtcggcggcgaggcggggctCGCCATGGAGCGCGGCGGCTTCGCCGTCCTCGAGGCCGGCCAGTTCGCGTTCGCGCTCCTCGTGTTCCCCACCGTCGTGCCGCAGCTGTTGGCCATGGCGATGGAGAGGCTGCGCGATGCTGGGCCTCCGACCCTGATGGAAGACAGGGAGATG CTGGTAAGCACAAATGCAGCAATGGAATTGCCACCGGAGCAGCATCCTGAATGCAGAGTAAAATGGAACCAGATCATTAAAGAAATCGAGTTCCCATGCAAAATTGGTTTCGTTCTTCTAGGGTTTGGGATGATTGGCAGTCTGATCATTGGATTTTCACCAGAAAACGAATTTAGCAGACAGAGTATTGGCTGGATACTTGCTGATGTTGGATTATTTGGTTGGCATGCTTTATCAGTATTCTTTCTACTTCCAAAAGTGATCCGCGCAGTTTGGATACATTCCTAG